In Coffea arabica cultivar ET-39 chromosome 9e, Coffea Arabica ET-39 HiFi, whole genome shotgun sequence, the genomic window ATTGTGAAACAGCAATCCGTTTGATGGCCAATGCTTGGCTCAATTCTCATGGCGATCCTACAGTTGAAACAGCAATATCTAAGGCACAAGTTATTGAAGCAATAATGGATGTTTTGTCTGCATCCAGCGATGATGAAATCTTAGAACTTGCAATCTCACTATTAGCACAAATTGTGACGAAACAAGAGTTGAATGCAAATATCATAATGAATTTTGACCCCCAGCTTGATATCTTTGCAAGACTGTTGAGGGACAACAGTCTATTTCTGAAAGCTTCGATTCTCCTCTATCTAGTCAAGCCAAAGGCAAAACAGATGATAGCAATGGAATGGATTCCACTGGTCCTCCGGATATTAGAATTTGGGGATCATTTGCAAACCTTATTTACCATCCATTGCAGTCCTCAAGTGGCGGCATATTATTTCTTAGATCAACTTCTTAATTGTTTTGATGAAGATAAAAATATGGAGAATGCTAGATATGTTGTTGCTGTTGGCGGATTGAACTTGCTGCTGAGAAGGGTGGAGATAGGGGACATAGTTGAAAAGAACAAAGCTGCATCAATCATCTATTATTGTATTCAGGCTGATGGAAGTTGTCGCCACTATCTTGCCCAAAATTTCAACAATCAAGCCTTCATTTCCCTCCTTGCCCTCAAAGACAAGAAAACTCAAAATCGAGCATTTGCTTTGCTAACAGAGCTCTTCTGCCTTCATAGGTAAGATCCTTTATCTTGTGCATATTTCTTCCATGAAGATAGGGAAAATTGAGAAAGGACTAGTAAATGGAATGCATTTTATCAAACTCATATTGCATATTTGTCAAATCCAGGCATCATGAAAGAATTGAATTGCTAAGTAAACTGATCAAAGGATGGGGCAGAATGAATGCCTTACACATTTTGTTGGTCTACCTTCAGAAGGCTCAACCAGAAGAACGTCCTCTGGTTGCAGCAATACTGTTACAGCTTGATATTTTGGTAAGATGGAAAGCTAGTCCTTCACTTGGATTTTCCATCGTTAGATATCCAGCATGCGTCTGACACATACATCAACTTCTGCAGGGAGATCCTAGCTTACTTGGACTTGAATTGTCAGGAGATTCTTCTGAGTGTAGTGTTTATAGATGTGAAGCTGTAGAGGAAATTGTAAAAGCAATGGACTGTCAAGTGCTTAATGAGCAAGTCCAGGAGCAGTCAGCCAGGACTCTCTTGATATTAGCAGGTCACTTTTCATATACAGGAGAGCCAGTTGCTGAAAAATGGCTCTTAAAACAAGCAGGCTTTGATGAAAACTCATTGGACGCATTCAGCTGCAACAAGGTTGCATTCAATAACTTCACAAACCTGGTATGTCGCTTCATGCTTCCAAAATGGTCACAAAAGCAACTTTTGTGTTCTTCAGCTTCAACTCCAGTGAGGTGTTCAACGGTTTGATATGAAGCGAAATAATAGAAGACGAGGCACATGAAAATGAAGTTTTACTAGTTCCAAATCTCTCCCCATAAATCCCTTCGGGTGCTGTTATGGGATTTAAATGTTGCATGATTTTGATAATGATGCAACAAATCTTGGACTTTCAAAGTCTCTATTTTAGATGTAGTCAAGTGGCAAGAACTATATACTATATAGGATGGTCCTTCCTTAATTACCTCGTATGCTGGTCTGTTTCATCTCATTAAATTCCTTATCACTGTGGGATTGATTTTATGCCAACATTTTACAGGTGAGAGAGGATGAAGAAGCAGAAAACTGGCGAAGGAGAACAGCAATGATTCTGCTTAAAAGTGGCAGAAGGAATTTACTTGTTGCTCTATCAGATTCCATGGCCAATGGCATACCTCGTTTAGCAAGAGCAAGCCTAGTTACTGTTACCTGGATAAGCAGTTTTCTCCATTGGTCTGGAGAAAGAAGTCTTCAGCCTTTAGCATGCTCAATTCTTGCGCCACAGCTAATAGAAGCTCTGAACTATGAGAATAGTATGGAGGAAAGAATTCTTGCTTCCTTTTCACTGCTCAATCTCCTGAAGGGTTCAGGTATGAGATAATAATCAATCAATGATAACATCAAAGGACATGTTTTATGATCTGATTACTAAGCTGTGCAGAAAAACAAGGAACAAGAAAAAGTTTcagaatgagaaaaataatactccctccatcccactttgatagtcctgttttcctttttcgtctgtcccaaattgtagtccactttctaattgaagaatgtagttatcttttaatttatctgaaatacccttattcaaggTAAGTTGTTATTAGTATAGACTACCTTATTTAATATAGGTTGTTATTGAATATAACCTACGCCATTTAATACATTTAGATTTTTCAAAACATATTGATATGTGAATGAGAATTGATTCTTTTTTgatcatcaattcaagttcccataaaccatcaattcaagttttcatgaataattaatataaagttgtactctatttaatataagggtattttagaaaaatagcaacctacatttattttttcaacaaagttaactactttttcttaaattgtgaaaaaaaaaactagaagtattaaaatgggacggagggacgGAATAAAATTGAAGATACTGACAAAAGGTTACATTAACATTATTTgccctcctcttttttttttttttcctttttgtcacTTTTAACACAGATGGAGTGGATAGCTTACAGAGATTGATGACTAAAGAGTTGGTAAATGAGCTTGACAATCTCTCCCAAGTGACATGGACAGCAAAGGAGCTCATTTCAGTCATCACAAGTAGTTCAAATTCTGGTGCGTAGATGACAGTTTTCACTGAAAAATTAGTCCATTTGACTGATCATAGGCAGGCCTTGTACAATTTTTGTTTCCCCCTCTTTTCCACGGCAATTATTTGTTTATTGAGCGTGTAATATATAAATAAACTGTAAATTTTTTTCCTCACTTTTTTCTTTCGGCCTTATTTGAAGCCTACTTGAATGAAAATCCATATATTCCCTACTCTCATTTCCAGATTGAGAAGGAACTCCTGTACAAGACCATAATTTAGTAGTGTAAATTTGCTTATTATATAGGTGAAgggtgaaaattttggaattctggctatttttgttattaaattcgaggattttttattattaattattcTCAGTTATTTTTCACTTGATAGAAACAGGTCAGAAACAAAAAGAAGGATCGAAGAACAGGTCATAAACTAACAGGGTTCCAACATTTTACATTCCTGCTGCACTATAACTCGTGCATGACCACAGGACAACAGATACTCAGAACAATTTAAAGCCACAAACCGAATTTTACAAGACAGTAGTTCCTAAAGGAAAACATGACTCAAATTCTCAGAACTAACACACTCACACCTAACGACAATGAAGATATGGACTAGCCAACCATCATCTGAAAACATGAAATGTCTTTATTTATATAGCTAACTCAACGCTTAAGTGATAAAAAAAAGAGGTGCACAAATCCTCTGACGAGCATCAGAGGGCAGAAGGCATGAAAACCCATTAGATTCACGTACAAACTCCTTTGCTAGTTGATTAGAAAAGGAGATTGGATCGGCGTTTTCGGGGTATTCCTTTGAGTGAACAATCTCCGTTACTCCAGAGTGGAGGAGACTGACAGCCTTGACGAGGCTGCCTAGACGAAAAACATGACATTTTGGAGGTCTGGATGCAGAGTATAGAAATTGTGATCAAACGAAGCAGAAGATGACAATGATACAGATGGTGTTGCAGAAGATGATGATGGAGACGATGCTGGAGGTTGCTCCATTACTACCTCTTGGAACATTCGTCCGCGGTAGGCGACAAGGTCAGCATAATAGACTGGCGGAACTAGTGAAACGGGCTTAGTGCATCGAGCATAAGTGAAGCACATATTGTATATGAGCTGATGCAACCTGTCGGATGTGAACGCATTTTCATCCCAAAGAACATAATAGTGCGTAGGCTTGCTCGTCCCAAGGGTTCCGTAATGGCTACAAAGGTAGAAGTCGAACTCAAAGGGATGAACAATTGTTGTGTCCACAACGGTTCCTGGAGGAACATTTCCCACTCTATTATCCCTCCCACCTTCAAGGAAAAGTCGAGTGTGGTGTCTCTTTTGTGCCACAACAAGGGTGATTGTTGGTTGATAATTCTCATCACAGATGGCCCGTTTTAGATCAAGTAACTCCTCATTTAGCACCATATCAAACTGCCCCTCACTAACACCATCTCGGAATACGACAATTCTTTTTGGTCTGATCTTGTTGAGCTTGGCATAAGTACTAACTAGATCACGACAAATACTTCCAAAATTAACGATCTTTTCCTTGCGGTGCTCTTGGGGCTGAACCCTTGCAGCATATCGATTGGCAGCAGGCCAGTTAATTGTGCCCACAACTGCTGCTATTGATGGACATGTAGAGTTTCGTGCAGCCGGATGATTCACATCAGCCCCAATGAACATAACATAATCTTGATCAGCAAAATTAGGAAGCCTATCATTGAGCTCCACATTGCTGCCTCCAAGCTTTGCATTAATCTTGAGACAAAGATTTGCCAAATACTGGTCTTGTCCCCTGTTTGCTTGAGAGCACAAACAACACTGAGTCACCACACCAATTCGTGTCTCAGAGACCCATTTAAGATACTTATATCCAGGATCCTTTCCAGCCATTACACAGACAATGATTTGCAGCGTACCCTGTGAACCACTTCTAGGTCTAGCATCAGCAATAACCTTTCTAAGAAGGGCATCAATTCTATCAACGGAATAGAATTCATCCATTCCAGTCGAGTGACAAACAAGAGGCTCCTGCATATGCATTCCCAGTCTCCGTGCACGCTGTATTAGGTTCCCGATGAAGTCTTCTTTTCGCAGTCTGTAACGGCTTGATGAAGTAAAATCTATCAAAGCCCACCGCTCAACTGGTTTTCCTTGTACTACACATTTGTCAACAAGGTTCCACTGGCATTTCTCCTGGTCAACTCTTACAGGATATACATTGCCATTTTTACCACCTAGCTTCAACTCAGGTGCACCGAGGACTCGACCTCCAACAGATGTCATACATTTTTCAAGTTGCATATTGAAGCCTTTAGCAACAATTCTGCATCATTTCAAAGGTAAAATCTCAATGAGCTGGGTCATATGCAACAAACATACGGCAGCAATCACATGTCCTATGCAAAATGATACATAGTGCCCACCAGGTAAGTTCACACGCATCAAAACTGTTGTAGGTTTACCAGATGCACATGTTTCACCATATAAGGTCATATAGGGGTTTTAATTATATCAGGACTCCAATCCCACATGATCCAAGCACCATCATAATGGACTAATTGTTTGCCTTACATATAGATCATTCCATGAAAAACGTAAAATCACTAGTGAAATTATCAATAGACAAATGCAACAGTACCTATAGCACATTGTTCAACGCTAGACTTGAGGAACAAAGGGCTTGACCAAAAAATATttgaagaatatatatatagtacAACCAATCTAAAGATTGGCTCACCAAGCAAGTTCAAGAACAGTCGGTCTTTATAATCACAGACACAGGGATTCTACCTCCACCAAAGTGAACTAtcctaaaattttaaattatcttCTAAGCTGCATTATGCAAAGACCAAAAAGATATAAATGATAAAGTGACCATGCATAAGAGATTTTTTGAGTGGTACATACCCATCAGGTCCATCCTCAGCCTGCACCATGTCACAGATTGTACGTTTTCTTACTGCCGGTGGAGCCAACGATATTTGCTTTAATAACACGGCTGCATCTTTCTCATTTCTTTCCAAGTATTCCTTGGAATACCTCTGACCTTCGACCAAGACACAAAATTCCATTGGTACATcatttttcttgtcttttctcCCAAGGTCTAAGCAAGGAATATCGAGATGGGCAATTTTCTCCTCATATTTCTGCCTGAAGTAGTCAACAAGGCTGACTTCTCTTGGTGGCACCTGGCCATCTGGATCTACAAGTGAAAATTTAATCAAACGTGTAATGTCTCGGGTGAGCCCTGATAtggtatacttttgtttggttttACGATGTGTTACTCTTACTTTCAACCCTTTCAAAGCACTTTCAACCTGTCGTCTCATCCTCATAACATCATTCACTCCTCGAAATCCTTCAACATTCTCTTTCAGGAAGTCGATAACTGGCAGAGGCTTTCGGAATGCCAAAACTGAGTAGTCCAAACACAGCGCTAGACCGTTCGAGGTAGGCTTCAAGCTCTGGTAGAAGCCTCTATATGCGGCAATCCCATGACCAAGATCATCCCCGCGTTCGTTCTTGGAGAAAAAGCTTCGCCCTACGGGGATCCTATGCATAGACGGGTTATGCTTCATGACCAAGTCCATGGCCTGCAGTATATCACGAGGAATATGTGGGAGGTTTCCACACAGGTAGTCTTTCAAGTTAGAGAGCTTAAGCTGATTCACTTTTTGGATGACGAATTTATAAGTGCGAACATTCTCTTCCCCATCAGATAATTCAACTTTGAATTCCCCAGTGGGGAGTGAAACAGCACTGAAAATATTCTTCTCCCCATCATAGGTAACCATATCTACCGGGAACCCCTCGTCAGAAAACAGCTTGTCTTTAATCAAGGACAAAAGAGCCTTGGGAATTGATCTCCTGTGAGGCTGATTTCCACCGGGCATAACTTGTTGAATATCGACATCATAATGGGTAATAATTCCCTCAGAGTTGAATTTCACTGGAAAATGATTAGCAAGAAGCTTGACAGTCCTGACAGCAAGAATTCCCCTGTCAGGCCTTTTGATAGGCAGAAGTTTGTTATCTGGTTTCCCCTCAGCTGATAGTGGCTTCTCCTCTGAAATCCTTAGTGACTGaacgtccgacagagcttcatGTGCACAAATAGGAAAATTATAACGTGTACAAGTTATAGAACGAATGAAActtccaacaaaaaaaaaaggtagctcAATACCAGGAGTAGGTTGAGGATGCTGAGGCCGGGGCTGATACTGAGCCGGAGCACTTGATGAAGAAGCAGATGGACCCCACGGCCTACCAGTCCAAGCCCCTCTGCCACTGGGTCCCACACCACCGCCACTTGGCTGCTGCAGTTTCTGGATGAACTCACCGCCGCCGACGCCGCCAGCCACTTGGGTCCCAGGACCCCTAGCTCCTCTACCACCCTCCAGCTGGGGGTACTGACCCCGGTAACGCTGATCCATTTCACTCCCACCACCACTGACAGCCGGAGCATAGCCACCCTCGTGGGCCCCACGACCCCAAGCTCCACGACCACCGCTGTCCCCTTGACGCTGGTCGTACTGACCCCTATAACTCCGATCCGACTCGCCACCGCCTGGAAACCTGCTATCGTAACCACCACCCATGTGGGTCCCACGACCCCTTCCCCGTCTACCTCCATAACTCTGGTCGTCACCTCCACTGCTACGACCACGACCACG contains:
- the LOC113709818 gene encoding putative E3 ubiquitin-protein ligase LIN yields the protein MNSSMASLQELLVEEGFERQKDNIKSHQKKVKFRDRRARDESIVLPIYVCHDRRRSFDAPKQKSGKASSRNGSVASISTRRAGSDSGISMTGTIDEGFFRRNEPALDEVAIRAVVSILSGYIGQYLRDKKFRETIRAKCYSCFTRNKDSESGDLENMQSGIEVVERLVEHQGPEKELNVKSLQYCIRLLGSTISSVNSKSSKNGTSATCRRQNSQLAACAELYLSIVYKVYRSDRVSARHLLQVFCDSPHIARTNLLPEVWEHLFLPHLLHIKIWYNEELESLSNSMYPDEETKMKALDKAYNDQMDIGTQKFALYYKEWLKDGAKAPAVPSVHLPSTANGAPSRRHSESFSSHSSNKSSLYRAIFGPILERHSTWGNDKHENLSYHSCPEDQEKFFRKEDKIDMESRSFGSQRSSTLSDRKVHAELWPDNKKSDYFRLFNCRSDMAQHGVRKDNTLPNASVEKDRKRRISLSNDLSTAVRTICTSDSLADCETAIRLMANAWLNSHGDPTVETAISKAQVIEAIMDVLSASSDDEILELAISLLAQIVTKQELNANIIMNFDPQLDIFARLLRDNSLFLKASILLYLVKPKAKQMIAMEWIPLVLRILEFGDHLQTLFTIHCSPQVAAYYFLDQLLNCFDEDKNMENARYVVAVGGLNLLLRRVEIGDIVEKNKAASIIYYCIQADGSCRHYLAQNFNNQAFISLLALKDKKTQNRAFALLTELFCLHRHHERIELLSKLIKGWGRMNALHILLVYLQKAQPEERPLVAAILLQLDILGDPSLLGLELSGDSSECSVYRCEAVEEIVKAMDCQVLNEQVQEQSARTLLILAGHFSYTGEPVAEKWLLKQAGFDENSLDAFSCNKVAFNNFTNLVREDEEAENWRRRTAMILLKSGRRNLLVALSDSMANGIPRLARASLVTVTWISSFLHWSGERSLQPLACSILAPQLIEALNYENSMEERILASFSLLNLLKGSDGVDSLQRLMTKELVNELDNLSQVTWTAKELISVITSSSNSGA
- the LOC113709817 gene encoding protein argonaute 2-like gives rise to the protein MEGKNYGRGGTGGGSSGRGRGGGGAGRGRGRGRSSGGDDQSYGGRRGRGRGTHMGGGYDSRFPGGGESDRSYRGQYDQRQGDSGGRGAWGRGAHEGGYAPAVSGGGSEMDQRYRGQYPQLEGGRGARGPGTQVAGGVGGGEFIQKLQQPSGGGVGPSGRGAWTGRPWGPSASSSSAPAQYQPRPQHPQPTPALSDVQSLRISEEKPLSAEGKPDNKLLPIKRPDRGILAVRTVKLLANHFPVKFNSEGIITHYDVDIQQVMPGGNQPHRRSIPKALLSLIKDKLFSDEGFPVDMVTYDGEKNIFSAVSLPTGEFKVELSDGEENVRTYKFVIQKVNQLKLSNLKDYLCGNLPHIPRDILQAMDLVMKHNPSMHRIPVGRSFFSKNERGDDLGHGIAAYRGFYQSLKPTSNGLALCLDYSVLAFRKPLPVIDFLKENVEGFRGVNDVMRMRRQVESALKGLKVRVTHRKTKQKYTISGLTRDITRLIKFSLVDPDGQVPPREVSLVDYFRQKYEEKIAHLDIPCLDLGRKDKKNDVPMEFCVLVEGQRYSKEYLERNEKDAAVLLKQISLAPPAVRKRTICDMVQAEDGPDGIVAKGFNMQLEKCMTSVGGRVLGAPELKLGGKNGNVYPVRVDQEKCQWNLVDKCVVQGKPVERWALIDFTSSSRYRLRKEDFIGNLIQRARRLGMHMQEPLVCHSTGMDEFYSVDRIDALLRKVIADARPRSGSQGTLQIIVCVMAGKDPGYKYLKWVSETRIGVVTQCCLCSQANRGQDQYLANLCLKINAKLGGSNVELNDRLPNFADQDYVMFIGADVNHPAARNSTCPSIAAVVGTINWPAANRYAARVQPQEHRKEKIVNFGSICRDLVSTYAKLNKIRPKRIVVFRDGVSEGQFDMVLNEELLDLKRAICDENYQPTITLVVAQKRHHTRLFLEGGRDNRVGNVPPGTVVDTTIVHPFEFDFYLCSHYGTLGTSKPTHYYVLWDENAFTSDRLHQLIYNMCFTYARCTKPVSLVPPVYYADLVAYRGRMFQEVVMEQPPASSPSSSSATPSVSLSSSASFDHNFYTLHPDLQNVMFFV